A single window of Plasmodium reichenowi strain SY57 chromosome 12, whole genome shotgun sequence DNA harbors:
- a CDS encoding hypothetical protein (conserved Plasmodium protein, unknown function) — MEEPVNTIKKIKSNMSKICFNKSNKLNADFKDDHIEIILDNKNITPKPIYFNFQEAETKKSFDQIDELLKQFDEKNNYTRNDTQKKIVNKEDEEQIKDILNTEKKKKIGKREFFNYINKKRDTKWTPYEKEISDIYDEIILCESETIVLLNIPNTLNDIDEEKLKVEEKNKLYEKLLNNDESNYISKSMQTLSVFKKNKDIYVSTINKQSKSTQTNLYELYKLTIMNPTDISQLLHKRFVKYRNKKLKKIMDEYGDSLNINERVILKKNMWVQVVDKNVADNKQTTIIPKSFYKSRKNNTSLFNTLFMTKNISRTFSNKSRTMRTKSRYKNMKTMKFLTSSFSEDEYLIKSIIKKKKEENDIPEEDPYEEDNSRGIPWIINNKKKKLNKSNFILLIKQIEKCIVQNIYVYQQMIYKNIHLNYLRQVENYDVKMFDGENYDALTNPNINYKKKRILIKIKIKKNMKKLCNLKKKIKDINKMKGDIPKQPNHSNDTISINSIKHHINILSKKKKEKIAKKIFINKLKNNIRKKIKKKKKKKKKKXXXXKKKKKKKKKKMNKQEYDTNENNYSGFQKNKQNIDLTYKRNNNDHINVNKNMKITNDPITGTKTKDGCSQDLLENNTSVENFKKIEDDKIFDILINDESKEDKLKKISTIIIDDVILHNKKKKSSDLLERDNFEKKKFESILKRKKGFTTINVNRLKLIKEVKQDYIYKYYNNNILNDHIYNNINNNNDDNSIFNEYTNMLDHINEDSNNIVLDLNNNIEDTNSIEYNNILYKRKKKKYIKNISINKLFQFHYNKLENIVTSIDTNKFYKDYISSSYSNTLDIGSFQNSKGNIAIFSFINPNYPLKLYNVNCSVMKIKYSKNNPNLLVSALSNGHIYIYDIRQKDETPVLKSITIKNYYENCYEPIYDLSFKNQYTNNNSFENIFYSAHENGCVYQWNIEKELKTKEILYLKNKKNDLYQDLSSVFVNKNLVNKPFNSSLTCIDIDYYMHHDEDFIISNIEKNDSSEFNKNENNPYVQGNENKNIQQKKDLIKKSQNKLNHKTTPLEKDNYNNYISKEEELLNHYKNITKNIIDKKIKPTHSYYYIGTKNGIIYRCNSCYQKSYLNYYIAHFGAVNRIKINKFDHDIFLSAGEDCTVKLWNRFRNTQITTFKSKNAFSSINDIIWSPNNSTSFFCCSDDGRIELWDFDFFSKDPLIIFYPNNLEASKITTLKMFNKEDILLCGDNLANVSMMKIKNLFNLKLDEYEQKMKLTNCLNYLDTYDYF, encoded by the exons atggAAGAACCCGTAAATaccataaaaaaaattaaaagtaATATGAGCAAGATTTGTTTCAACAAGTCTAATAAACTCAATGCTGATTTTAAAG ATGATCATAttgaaataatattagataacaaaaatataacacCTAAAccaatatattttaattttcaAGAAGCGGAAACAAAGAAATCATTTGATCAAATAG ATGAGTTATTGAAACAAtttgatgaaaaaaataattatactAGAAATGATACACAGAAAAAAATAGTAAATAAAGAGGATGAAGAACAaattaaagatatattaaataccgaaaagaaaaaaaaaataggaAAAAGGGAATtctttaattatataaataagaaaagGGACACCAAATGGACTCcatatgaaaaagaaatttcAGATATTTATGATg aaataatattgtgTGAAAGCGAAACAATAGTCCTGTTGAATATACCCAATACATTAAATGACATAGACGAAGAGAAATTAAAAgtagaagaaaaaaataagttatatgaaaaattacttaataatgatgaaagTAATTATATAAGTAAATCCATGCAAACATTAAGcgtttttaaaaaaaataaagatatatatgtttCTACAATTAATAAACAAAGTAAAAGTACTCAAACgaatttatatgaattgTATAAATTGACCATTATGAATCCTACAGAcat ATCGCAGTTGTTACATAAAAGGTTTGtaaaatatagaaataagaaattaaaaaaaattatggaTGAATATGGAGATTCCTTAAATATTAACGAAAGAGtaattttaaagaaaaatatgtgGGTCCAAGTTGTTGACAAAAATGTTGCGGATAATAAGCAAACTACCATTATACCCAaatcattttataaatcaaggaaaaataatacatcTCTTTTTAATACCTTATTTATgacaaaaaatatatcgAGAACGTTTTCAAATAAAAGCAGAACAATGAGAACAAAGAGtagatataaaaacatGAAGACAATGAAATTCTTAACaa GCAGTTTTAGTGAAGATGAATATTTAATCAAATCcataattaaaaagaaaaaagaagaaaatgatattCCTGAAGAAGACCCATATGAAGAAGATAATTCTAGAGGAATACCTTGGATAattaataacaaaaaaaaaaaattaaataaatcCAATTTTATACTTTTAATTAAACAAATCGAAAAATGTATTGTCCAGAATATTTACGTTTATCAACAAAtgatttataaaaatatccatttgaattatttaaGACAAGTAGAAAATTATGATGTTAAAATGTTTGACGGAGAAAATTATGATGCTCTTACTAATCCAAATATTaactataaaaaaaaaagaattcttataaagataaaaataaaaaaaaatatgaaaaaattatgtaatttgaaaaaaaaaattaaagatattaataaaatgaagGGAGATATTCCTAAACAACCAAACCATTCCAATGATACAATTTCGATTAATTCAATAAAACatcatattaatattctttctaaaaagaaaaaagaaaaaatagccaaaaaaatattcataaacaagctaaaaaataatatcagaaagaaaataaaaaaaaaaaaaaaaaaaaaaaaaaaaaaaaaNNNNNNNNNNaaaaaaaaaaaaaaaaaaaaaaaaaaaaaaatgaataaacAAGAATATGatacaaatgaaaataattattcaggttttcaaaaaaataaacaaaatattgatctaacatataaaagaaataacaacgatcatataaatgtcaataaaaatatgaaaataacGAATGATCCTATTACTGGCacaaaaacaaaagatGGGTGTTCACAAGATCtattagaaaataatacaagtgtagaaaattttaaaaaaatagaagatgacaaaatatttgatattcttataaatgatgaaaGCAAAGAAGAtaagttaaaaaaaataagtacTATAATTATTGACGATGTCatattacataataaaaaaaaaaaatcgTCCGATCTTTTAGAAAGAGATAATtttgagaaaaaaaaattcgaatctattttaaaaaggaaaaaaggATTTACTAcaataaatgtaaatagATTAAAATTGATAAAGGAAGTGAAACaagattatatatacaaatattacaacaataatatattaaatgatcatatttataataatattaataataataatgatgataatagtatatttaatgaatatacaaatatgcttgatcatataaatgaagattcaaataatattgttttggatttaaataataatatagaagaTACAAATAGtatagaatataataatatattatataaaaggaaaaagaaaaaatatattaagaatatatctattaataaattatttcaatttcattataataaattagaaaatataGTTACATCAATTgatacaaataaattttataaagatTATATTTCTTCCAGTTATTCAAATACATTAGATATTGGTTCTTTTCAAAACAGTAAAGGGAATATTGCCATCTTTAGTTTTATAAACCCTAATTATCCTCTTAAACtatataatgtaaattGTAGTgttatgaaaataaaatattcaaaaaataatccGAATCTTTTAGTATCTGCATTATCTAATGGACATATCTATATATACGACATAAGACAAAAAGATGAAACACCTGTACTTAAATCGATaacaattaaaaattattatgaaaattgTTATGAACCAATTTATGAtctttcttttaaaaatcagtatactaataataattcttttgaaaatattttttattcagCTCATGAAAATGGTTGTGTATACCAATGGAACATAGAAAAAGAGTTAAAAActaaagaaatattatatttaaaaaataaaaaaaatgatttatatCAAGATCTATCATCAGTatttgtaaataaaaatctTGTTAATAAACCATTCAATTCATCCTTAACCTGTATTGATATAGATTATTATATGCACCATGATGAAgattttattattagtaATATTGAAAAGAATGATTCCTCAGAATTTAATAAGAATGAAAATAATCCTTATGTACAAggaaatgaaaataaaaatatccaacaaaaaaaagatcTCATCAAAAAATCACAAAACAAATTAAACCATAAAACAACACCTCTTGAAAAAGATAATtacaataattatatatcgAAAGAGGAGGAATTATTGAATcattacaaaaatataacaaaaaatataatcgacaaaaaaataaaaccaACCCATTCCTACTATTATATAG GTACAAAAAATGGAATAATTTACAGGTGCAATAGCTGCTATCAGAAGTCTTATTTAAATTACTACATTGCTCATTTTGGGGCTGTCAATagaattaaaataaataaatttgatcacgatatttttttaagtgCTGGAGAGGACTGTACAGTAAAATTATGGAATAGATTTCGTAATACACAAATTACAACCTTTAAATCAAAAAATGCTTTTAGCTCAATAAATGACATAATATG GTCACCAAATAATTCAACCTCCTTTTTTTGCTGCTCTGATGATGGGAGAATAGAATTATGGGACTTTGATTTTTTCTCGAAAGACCCCttgataattttttatccAAACAATTTGGAAGCATCCAAAATTACCACCTTAAA gATGTTTAATAAAGAAGATATTTTACTGTGTGGAGACAATTTGGCTAATGTTTCcatgatgaaaataaaaaatttatttaacTTAAAACTAGACGAATATGAACAAAAGATGAAATTAACCAACTGCTTAAATTATTTGGATACctatgattatttttaa
- a CDS encoding hypothetical protein (conserved Plasmodium protein, unknown function) translates to MIKCKGNTFFVLKVRFNIRLMKKCGKRYIHTINNPSVDFPYKCQNTPKEGEEIFFNKEKFVNFENVNVKNLNNREFLYYIGYCSKNKLLNLNKINCVMKELEIKIISSINNSISSDFSQNKKNILNSKSYNQCNEKSFFDIHDLVKVYLNICYINSYYFLKEKKENNNTIKYKNNIIEDEGNNIFLQKGFRYTQNCNVQNMKIPNNDKIGNVKNECEMNGKLFNNKIDCNTNNIDFFKNDHNVYNNSCNSTLEESKEYVCNEYVKNIFNLLSIYFLQNIDLINNHYLCRLFYGYNKSKFSNHRYLNNLCFEIIKRIKKIRTYHLYLMLINSYYLNYIDNVFIKILLLHIITKFSQLPCEAMCQVIPVIPLYINSEKLIYKINLIYSKKIASFNQIGHIIILFKKMLQYNMISQKNVFLTFKHLNNFIKLKKKIKINNINQDSRKEQEMGNGKNDSDDDMINKVVESFETFEHNEDEFFEKKKNMMKKRNEDDIIINNHQFDSLFENNNNNNNIQINDKGKSKNSNWNIQTEDIKENITNDYMNKKSTVKQKSEEIIFQNDDLLFNFKIIEMHLKHDLKNIYSLLPYEYKNFLERIRTISCNLNKNIQGEKEIYILKKYMKMLKYKFITFTYGPYILHICDPFYKIFLQFENQWKLYPIYEQIVQKNFEMNKINHLKKEGFKPIFICHDTFLKCKEEQEKLKYINSILLHTQFSIYNITLKEKQNLSIPQEVNYIHI, encoded by the coding sequence ATGATAAAGTGTAAGGGGAACACATTTTTTGTCTTAAAAGTGAGGTTTAACATAAGGCTCATGAAAAAATGTggaaaaagatatattcATACTATAAATAATCCGAGTGTAGATTTTCCGTACAAATGTCAAAACACACCAAAAGAAGGAgaagaaattttttttaacaaagaaaaatttgtaaattttgaaaatgtgaatgtaaaaaatttaaataatagagaatttttatattatataggATATTgtagtaaaaataaattacttaatttaaataagaTAAATTGTGTAATGAAAGAattagaaataaaaataataagtaGTATTAATAATTCTATATCAAGTGATTTTTCAcagaataaaaaaaatatattaaattcaAAATCTTACAATCAATGTAATGAAAAGTCATTTTTTGATATTCATGATTTAGTTAAGGTCTATTTgaatatatgttatattaattcttattattttcttaaggaaaaaaaggaaaataataatactataaaatataaaaataatataattgaAGATGaaggaaataatatatttcttcaaAAAGGATTTAGGTACACACAAAATTGTAATGTACAAAACATGAAGATACCgaataatgataaaatagGAAATGTAAAAAACGAATGTGAAATGAATggtaaattatttaataacaaaattgattgtaatacaaataatatagatttttttaaaaatgatcaCAATGTATATAACAATTCATGTAACAGTACTTTGGAGGAATCCAAAGAATATGTATGTAATgaatatgtaaaaaatatatttaatttgctttctatatattttcttcaaaatatagatttaattaataatcattatttatgtaGACTTTTTTATGGATACAATAAAAGCAAATTTTCAAATCATAGATATCTTAACAATTTATGTTttgaaattattaaaaggataaaaaaaattagaacatatcatttatatttaatgcTTATCAATagttattatttaaattatatagataatgtttttattaaaattttattacttcatattattacaaaattTTCTCAACTTCCTTGTGAAGCTATGTGTCAAGTTATACCGGTTATCcctttatatattaattcagaaaaattaatttacAAAATTAATCTGATATATTCCAAAAAAATAGCTAGCTTTAATCAAATTGgtcatattattattttgtttaaaaaaatgttacaATACAATATGATATCACAAAAAAATGTCTTTTTAACTTTTAAgcatttaaataattttatcaaattgaaaaaaaaaataaagatcaataatataaatcaGGATAGTAGGAAAGAACAAGAAATGGGAAATGGAAAAAATGATTCAGATGATGACATGATAAATAAGGTAGTAGAATCTTTTGAAACCTTTGAACATAATGAAGATGAATTTTTtgagaaaaagaaaaatatgatgaaaaaaagaaatgaagatgatataataataaataatcaCCAATTTGATTCTttatttgaaaataataataataataataatatacaaattaaTGATAAGGGAAAGTCTAAAAATTCGAATTGGAATATACAAACTgaagatataaaagaaaacattacaaatgattatatgaataaaaaaagtacTGTAAAACAAAAAAGTGAAGAgataatttttcaaaatgatgatttactttttaatttcaAAATTATAGAAATGCATTTAAAAcatgatttaaaaaatatatattctcttttaccatatgaatataaaaattttcttGAAAGAATAAGAACAATATCTTGTAAccttaataaaaatatacaaggagaaaaagaaatttatatattaaaaaaatatatgaaaatgttgaaatataaatttattacatttacATATGGACCATATATCTTACATATATGTGATccattttataaaatatttctgCAATTTGAAAATCAATGGAAATTATATCCtatatatgaacaaatcgtacaaaaaaattttgaaatgaataaaattaatCATCTAAAAAAAGAAGGATTTAAAccaatatttatatgtcatgatacatttttaaaatgtaaaGAAGAGcaagaaaaattaaaatacaTCAATTCGATTTTGTTACATACACAAtttagtatatataatataacattaaaagaaaaacaaaatttatCTATTCCACAAGAGGTGAACTacatacacatataa